One part of the Novipirellula aureliae genome encodes these proteins:
- a CDS encoding GNAT family N-acetyltransferase — protein sequence MFSIERTDHLATIVSGADSSRELWNSLADGVPFREPSWLESWWESFSNGQEPYILIARDASRQICGLLPLYRKSGSPRVLCSFGNNNVCSDFVSVIAKPENAKEIAKAMANFLIDQMNDSNDSWDLIEMDGISENDEVMKTFAAELGKRSAIVHAQSRMHTWLFECQATWDDWLQKLSRRTRRKHHLLESRVEDTDGMELVVASNHDEVTALIDGLIDLHQRRWNAVGEPGSYADPKMRSFIQQVAKHWHDRNRLHLVAILMDGKTIGNALNYRSDDGCLYVYSTGYDIEASKLEPGRVLTTKTLKYAHEQKMKGVEFLRGDEAYKKMLGAVPTRLLEYRIVAPRLWAKLSHAAWATQFELKQWVRRRTGRETLEVVDIASSSVSPRR from the coding sequence ATGTTTTCCATTGAACGAACGGATCATTTGGCGACAATCGTTTCGGGGGCTGATTCGTCACGCGAACTTTGGAATTCGCTCGCCGATGGCGTCCCGTTTCGCGAACCGAGTTGGTTGGAATCTTGGTGGGAATCGTTTTCAAATGGACAAGAACCCTACATTCTAATCGCACGCGACGCGTCGCGGCAAATTTGTGGCCTGTTGCCACTCTATCGAAAATCGGGTTCGCCCCGAGTATTGTGCTCCTTTGGCAATAATAATGTCTGCAGCGACTTCGTGTCCGTCATCGCCAAGCCTGAGAATGCAAAGGAAATCGCAAAGGCAATGGCAAATTTCCTAATCGATCAAATGAACGATTCGAACGATAGTTGGGATCTGATTGAAATGGATGGAATCAGTGAAAACGATGAAGTCATGAAAACCTTTGCCGCAGAACTGGGAAAACGTAGTGCGATCGTTCACGCTCAGTCTCGGATGCACACTTGGCTGTTCGAATGTCAAGCAACATGGGACGATTGGCTGCAAAAACTAAGTCGCCGAACTCGCCGAAAACACCATTTATTGGAATCTCGGGTCGAGGATACCGACGGCATGGAACTCGTCGTTGCATCAAATCACGACGAAGTAACCGCGCTCATCGACGGCTTGATCGATCTACATCAACGCCGCTGGAACGCGGTCGGGGAACCCGGCAGCTATGCGGATCCGAAAATGCGAAGCTTTATCCAACAAGTCGCCAAGCATTGGCACGACCGAAACCGACTGCACCTCGTTGCGATTCTGATGGATGGAAAAACGATCGGTAATGCGCTAAATTACCGAAGTGACGATGGATGCCTCTACGTCTATAGCACTGGCTATGACATCGAGGCGTCAAAACTCGAGCCAGGCCGAGTTTTGACGACCAAGACGTTGAAATATGCTCACGAGCAGAAGATGAAAGGCGTTGAGTTTTTGCGTGGTGACGAAGCCTACAAAAAGATGCTCGGAGCCGTTCCAACGCGATTGTTGGAATACCGAATCGTCGCACCTCGACTCTGGGCAAAGCTCAGTCATGCCGCCTGGGCTACCCAGTTCGAGCTAAAACAATGGGTACGTCGGCGCACAGGCCGCGAAACCCTCGAGGTCGTCGATATCGCCAGTAGCAGCGTCTCTCCGAGACGCTGA
- the hisH gene encoding imidazole glycerol phosphate synthase subunit HisH, giving the protein MITIVDYQMGNLRSVQKGIERIGGSATISSDPKEIAKASQLILPGVGAFGDAMAEINRRDLAKPILDFIASGRPFLGICLGLQLLFERGFEHGEHEGLGVLAGDVVRFDLPNNYKVPHMGWNTVSTRKPCRIVNKLNDETHFYFVHSYFVRPTDPSVIALECDYGGPFCAMVSRDNLFATQFHPEKSQEVGLKLLAEFSKLGDANGVDE; this is encoded by the coding sequence ATGATCACTATCGTTGATTACCAAATGGGGAATCTCCGCAGCGTCCAGAAAGGGATCGAGCGGATTGGCGGTTCGGCAACCATTAGCTCGGATCCGAAGGAAATCGCAAAGGCTTCCCAGTTGATCTTGCCGGGCGTTGGTGCATTTGGTGATGCGATGGCTGAAATCAATCGCCGCGATCTGGCGAAACCTATTCTCGATTTCATCGCATCAGGACGCCCCTTTTTGGGGATTTGTCTCGGCCTGCAATTGCTGTTTGAACGAGGATTTGAGCACGGCGAACATGAGGGACTCGGGGTGCTTGCCGGTGATGTGGTTCGCTTTGACCTGCCAAACAACTACAAAGTTCCGCACATGGGATGGAACACCGTTTCCACCCGGAAACCCTGCCGAATCGTTAATAAACTCAATGACGAAACACACTTTTACTTCGTGCATTCCTATTTTGTTCGTCCAACCGACCCATCCGTGATTGCACTGGAGTGTGATTATGGCGGTCCGTTTTGTGCAATGGTCAGCCGTGACAACCTATTTGCGACTCAATTTCATCCCGAAAAGAGTCAAGAAGTAGGGCTAAAACTATTGGCCGAATTCTCGAAGTTAGGCGACGCAAACGGAGTCGATGAGTGA
- a CDS encoding 3-keto-disaccharide hydrolase has translation MLRLSLAMLIGSFVTHLIADDVWQPSAADSTEWKSLFNGENLDGWDGDSRLWSVVDGVIHGETTTENPAKGNTFLIWKGGNVNDFEMSLSFRCNAVNNSGIMYRSEQITNQNPWSMKGYQHEIRNEEIFPNVSSFIYEEKGKRGRICLVGEKAVWTADGKKVLDDSLISEPAFKELMKVDDWNHVTIIAKGNRIQHYLNGKLVVDFTDEHPELARSEGKVGLQLHAGKPMWAEFKDIRLRELNSEE, from the coding sequence ATGCTACGTCTTTCGCTTGCTATGCTGATTGGTTCATTTGTTACCCATTTAATCGCCGATGACGTATGGCAACCATCCGCTGCGGATTCGACCGAATGGAAATCTTTGTTCAATGGCGAAAACTTGGATGGCTGGGACGGTGACTCTCGACTTTGGTCGGTCGTCGATGGAGTCATCCATGGTGAAACAACCACCGAAAATCCAGCGAAAGGTAACACCTTCCTGATTTGGAAAGGTGGCAATGTCAATGACTTTGAAATGAGCCTTTCGTTCCGTTGCAATGCAGTGAACAATTCGGGGATCATGTATCGATCTGAACAGATCACGAATCAAAACCCATGGTCGATGAAAGGTTATCAACACGAAATTCGAAACGAAGAGATTTTCCCAAACGTATCGAGCTTTATCTACGAAGAGAAAGGCAAACGAGGCCGCATTTGTCTGGTCGGCGAAAAAGCGGTTTGGACGGCAGATGGAAAAAAGGTGCTCGACGATTCATTGATCAGCGAACCAGCCTTCAAGGAATTGATGAAGGTCGATGATTGGAATCATGTGACGATTATTGCCAAGGGAAACCGCATCCAACACTACCTGAACGGCAAATTGGTTGTCGACTTTACTGACGAACACCCTGAATTGGCTCGTTCGGAAGGCAAAGTCGGACTGCAACTTCACGCCGGAAAACCAATGTGGGCCGAGTTCAAAGACATACGCCTGCGTGAATTGAACAGCGAAGAGTAG
- a CDS encoding 6-phosphofructokinase produces MRRSIGILTSGGDCPGLNAAIRGVGKAAMDEFDMAVIGFRDGFRGLTQDRILRIDGEQLAGILTDGGTILGTSRDKPHKMPIGDRTEDMTQAAVDTYRKHGLDAVVCIGGGGTQKNALRMADAGLNVITLPKTIDNDIFGTDVSFGFDTALEIVTEAIDRLHSTATSHHRIIVVETMGHRAGWLALGAGIAGGADAILIPEIPYSIESVAGAIRERARRGRRFSIVAVAEGAMTAIESEKIEELARQKKEADSKKERKQASEELAEFHENHVGNTLKLTKKLEELTGIESRLTILGHLQRGGTPSATDRILATRLGASCAELLHNQTYGVMVAARGDGFEALPLADIAGKKKLVTEDHPWVRTAELTGVCLGRP; encoded by the coding sequence GTGAGAAGATCAATTGGAATTTTAACGAGCGGCGGTGATTGTCCTGGCCTTAATGCAGCGATTCGAGGAGTCGGCAAGGCGGCGATGGATGAATTTGACATGGCCGTCATCGGTTTTCGCGACGGTTTTCGAGGGCTGACCCAAGATCGGATTTTACGTATCGATGGGGAACAACTCGCTGGGATCCTGACCGATGGAGGCACCATACTCGGAACGAGTCGCGATAAACCGCACAAAATGCCGATCGGTGATCGAACCGAGGATATGACTCAGGCCGCCGTCGATACCTACCGTAAACATGGGCTCGATGCCGTCGTTTGCATCGGGGGCGGCGGTACTCAGAAAAATGCGCTACGTATGGCCGACGCGGGGCTCAATGTGATCACCCTCCCCAAGACGATTGATAACGACATCTTTGGTACCGATGTTTCGTTCGGTTTTGATACCGCATTGGAAATTGTCACCGAAGCCATCGATCGATTGCATTCGACCGCAACGAGCCATCATCGCATCATCGTGGTCGAAACAATGGGGCATCGCGCCGGATGGTTGGCCCTTGGAGCTGGGATCGCGGGTGGAGCCGATGCGATTCTGATCCCTGAAATCCCTTACTCGATCGAATCGGTCGCAGGCGCGATCAGAGAACGTGCTCGGCGCGGACGTCGATTCAGCATCGTGGCCGTTGCCGAAGGAGCAATGACGGCGATCGAATCGGAAAAGATCGAAGAATTAGCTCGCCAGAAAAAAGAAGCCGATTCAAAGAAAGAACGCAAGCAAGCGTCAGAAGAACTGGCCGAATTCCATGAAAACCATGTTGGTAATACGCTCAAGTTAACGAAGAAATTGGAAGAGTTGACAGGAATCGAATCACGCTTGACCATTCTCGGTCACTTGCAACGTGGCGGCACGCCATCGGCTACCGACCGCATTCTGGCGACTCGGCTCGGTGCATCCTGTGCAGAACTGCTGCACAACCAGACCTATGGTGTCATGGTCGCAGCTCGCGGTGACGGATTCGAAGCGCTACCGCTAGCGGATATCGCCGGCAAAAAAAAGCTGGTGACGGAGGATCACCCCTGGGTCCGAACCGCCGAACTCACCGGCGTTTGCCTCGGCCGTCCGTAG
- a CDS encoding DNA repair ATPase yields MPDTPLAAGTYEVLRNRLREAATDLRGRLKRLNEQRASVFGNIDTRLLTTERVTTEHNCIPRDLISIGDRFIFGYNVQFGLKNEIELQDVFSVYQFSENRFHEQPLDLIGDKRFRNDFHELYRFYKDTKFARFFRAGPMLHMVFRVGKTSRDIKSFKWRMTADSIEYIDNRSEQEVKVPPQHEFRWERTTRDQHHYGTHPHISIDDRVFIETVGGDLTVKIENNTDSGEGIYAEPVDHADQKLDDAEIHYAIVGNLILMKVRPYQETTTRYLVYNGKIQSAIRLDEIAHACVMLPSDQGLIFPGGYYLQTGQCKRFDHGLSDMQYQRTIASSNGEDFLYLFYNPESGTYVQLAYNLIRQTVETPMICNGQTFFEAGEMVCFKTNNEPQKHHAIQVWQTPFTTADFVSDNQTDSMLYKIGNKEIVRGMAECSELLNLIDKDDNYDGLYVDLVKNSASILDNYFWIDKAETEHLAEPIGKIRDAASAAVDEFEKVVRVRRETESATKKVQQDVADLMKTIERGRFTSIDDFVDALAKLRHVRGAALALKDLRYVDEAIVDSLEKDAAEKAERISRRCVDFLLTPGSLDLYQTRVEEAGENVTAVESVTEAKKLGESIDESASQLELLTETVSNLRIDDATKRTEIIDAIGTVFASLNRVRSSLKARVSELVSVEGKAEFASQLKLLQQTTAGYLDVSDTPAKCEEYLTKIMVQLEELEGRFAEFDQFVVQLAERREEVYAAFESCKVQLIEKQNRRAESLASAASRIIKGIDSRARAMESSEEIAAYFAGDLMVEKVRDIIRQLGELGDAVRVGDLESRLKTIREDASRQLKDRQDLYEDGGDVIRLGRHRFAVNTQTLDLTTVLRDGEICLHLTGTQFFEPLQNEDLSNAKDLWDQELISENGDVYRSEFLAVDLFESSVFTDSEAVTPAWMNSQLQDRFREGYSKGVHDLDAMQILKSLLEFSRSIGLLRHSPSVRTASLLWFNKLLDSKQRKAMTDWIAGFAKLAKAFPEAKPAVEFRHRLSELAEADGLLWKPIFSQNVTPELMADYLFEQFVESPRRGVVSSRAADLHHSFAESLPEETREKLVAASIKANESSPTSAFILSRNWADAFLSKHSDSDDLDPAASYLDELAWLIYNAGPTSMKVVKAAVAKKLESMAGSHSRITRGVMSLNYHEILDRVRHYRSDVVPRYRKLHETKSRLVDDARDSMRLEEFKPRVLTSFVRNQLLDEVYLPLIGDNLAKQMGVAGADKRTDRMGLLLLISPPGYGKTTLMEYIANRLGVVFMKINGPAIGHGVTSLDPAEAPNAAAREEVERLNLALEMGDNVMLYLDDIQHTHPELLQKFISLCDATRKIEGVRNGKTRTYDLRGRRVAVVMAGNPYTESGERFQVPDMLSNRADVYNLGEIIGDSADAFEMSYLENCLTSNRTLSPLATAPPEDARAIIRAAGRDSLEGIELESNLSVDQVREMFEVIRKLLRVRDVVLKVNRAYIRSAAQADAYRTEPAFKLQGSYRNMNRIAERVAGVMNERELQTLIVSTYEQDAQTLTTDNEANVLKFKEIMGILTAEEKERWDAIKYAYVESVRMQGMDSEDQAGQLMRQLASMRDGLESIRQVISKAIAIGREGAEERMDTRLDLLRQSLSTSASQLSDTLTATSKNLEQISTQQALSPPEQKVVVQYRVPREIAELVKGQFHLMQEWLRPLLNESLDNSRDLEGLKKQLEKMLQQYDEAEASFEPRTPPPDR; encoded by the coding sequence ATGCCGGATACCCCTTTAGCGGCTGGCACCTATGAGGTCCTTCGCAATCGTCTGCGCGAGGCGGCAACCGATTTGCGCGGACGATTGAAGAGGCTCAATGAGCAACGTGCCTCGGTCTTTGGAAATATCGATACACGTTTGCTCACAACCGAACGGGTGACAACGGAGCACAATTGCATTCCTCGCGATCTGATTTCGATCGGTGATCGATTTATCTTTGGCTACAACGTCCAATTTGGATTGAAAAACGAGATTGAACTGCAGGATGTCTTTTCCGTTTATCAATTCAGTGAGAATCGATTTCACGAACAACCGCTCGATCTGATCGGGGACAAGCGTTTTCGAAACGATTTCCACGAGCTGTATCGGTTTTATAAAGACACGAAGTTCGCCCGCTTCTTTCGTGCCGGCCCGATGTTACACATGGTATTCCGCGTCGGCAAAACATCGCGAGACATCAAGAGTTTCAAATGGCGGATGACAGCCGATTCGATCGAGTACATCGATAACCGCAGTGAACAAGAAGTGAAGGTGCCGCCGCAGCACGAGTTTCGCTGGGAACGGACGACTCGCGATCAACATCACTACGGAACACATCCGCATATTTCGATCGACGACCGAGTATTCATCGAAACGGTTGGTGGCGATTTGACGGTCAAGATCGAAAACAATACGGACTCGGGCGAAGGGATTTACGCCGAACCCGTCGACCACGCCGACCAAAAACTTGACGATGCTGAGATCCACTATGCGATCGTTGGCAATTTGATTCTGATGAAGGTCCGTCCCTATCAAGAGACGACGACCCGCTATTTGGTCTACAACGGAAAGATCCAAAGCGCCATTCGACTGGATGAAATTGCACACGCCTGCGTGATGCTGCCGAGCGATCAAGGACTGATCTTCCCAGGCGGCTATTACCTACAAACAGGCCAATGCAAGCGGTTTGATCACGGGCTGAGCGATATGCAATACCAACGCACGATCGCATCAAGCAACGGCGAGGATTTCTTGTACCTGTTCTACAACCCAGAATCGGGAACCTACGTCCAACTCGCCTATAACCTGATTCGCCAAACGGTGGAAACACCGATGATTTGCAACGGACAAACGTTTTTCGAAGCAGGAGAGATGGTTTGCTTCAAGACGAACAATGAACCGCAAAAGCATCATGCGATTCAAGTTTGGCAGACACCGTTTACGACCGCTGATTTTGTGTCGGACAATCAAACCGACTCGATGCTCTACAAAATCGGCAATAAGGAAATCGTTCGCGGCATGGCCGAATGCAGCGAGCTATTGAACCTGATCGACAAGGATGACAACTACGATGGACTTTACGTCGATTTGGTCAAGAATTCGGCCAGTATTCTGGATAACTATTTTTGGATCGACAAGGCTGAAACCGAGCATCTTGCTGAGCCGATCGGTAAGATTCGCGATGCGGCTTCGGCAGCGGTCGACGAATTCGAAAAAGTGGTTCGCGTTCGCCGCGAAACGGAGTCGGCAACCAAGAAGGTACAGCAAGACGTCGCCGATTTGATGAAGACGATCGAGCGGGGACGATTCACTTCGATCGATGATTTTGTCGACGCACTAGCGAAACTACGGCATGTACGGGGCGCAGCCTTGGCTCTCAAAGACCTTCGCTATGTTGACGAGGCGATTGTCGATAGCCTGGAAAAGGATGCTGCTGAAAAAGCCGAGCGGATCAGTCGACGTTGTGTCGATTTTCTACTGACCCCTGGTTCGCTCGATCTCTACCAAACACGTGTGGAGGAAGCGGGCGAAAACGTCACGGCGGTTGAGTCGGTTACCGAAGCGAAAAAATTAGGCGAATCGATCGACGAAAGTGCTTCCCAGTTGGAACTACTAACCGAAACGGTCAGTAATCTTCGCATTGATGACGCCACGAAACGAACGGAGATTATTGACGCGATCGGGACCGTTTTCGCATCACTCAATCGAGTACGCAGTTCGCTCAAGGCACGAGTCAGCGAACTGGTAAGCGTCGAAGGAAAAGCAGAATTCGCGTCGCAGCTCAAGTTGCTTCAGCAAACCACGGCTGGTTATCTTGATGTTTCGGATACGCCAGCGAAATGCGAAGAGTATCTGACCAAAATCATGGTCCAGCTAGAAGAGTTGGAAGGCCGGTTTGCCGAGTTTGATCAATTCGTCGTCCAATTGGCTGAGCGACGTGAAGAGGTTTATGCGGCCTTCGAGTCTTGTAAGGTTCAGCTGATTGAAAAGCAAAACCGCCGAGCTGAATCGTTGGCATCGGCCGCCAGTCGAATCATCAAGGGGATCGATTCACGTGCGCGAGCGATGGAGTCGAGCGAAGAAATCGCTGCCTATTTCGCTGGCGATTTGATGGTCGAAAAGGTCCGCGACATCATCCGCCAACTAGGCGAACTTGGGGATGCGGTTCGTGTCGGTGACCTGGAAAGCCGCCTCAAGACGATTCGAGAAGACGCGTCGCGGCAGCTAAAGGATCGACAAGACCTCTACGAAGACGGTGGCGATGTGATCCGCCTCGGACGGCACCGCTTCGCAGTAAACACTCAAACACTCGATTTAACAACGGTGCTGCGAGATGGTGAGATTTGTTTGCATCTGACTGGCACCCAGTTTTTCGAACCGCTGCAAAACGAGGACCTCTCGAACGCAAAGGACTTGTGGGACCAAGAGCTGATCAGTGAAAACGGAGACGTCTATCGGAGCGAATTTCTGGCCGTCGATTTATTTGAGTCGTCTGTGTTTACCGATTCGGAAGCGGTCACACCCGCCTGGATGAATTCACAATTGCAAGACCGGTTTCGTGAAGGTTATTCCAAAGGGGTTCACGATCTCGACGCGATGCAGATCTTGAAGTCGCTTCTAGAATTTAGCCGATCGATTGGGCTGCTCCGACATTCTCCGTCGGTTCGCACCGCGTCGCTGCTGTGGTTTAATAAGTTACTCGACTCGAAACAACGCAAAGCGATGACCGATTGGATCGCGGGATTCGCGAAATTGGCAAAAGCATTTCCGGAGGCAAAACCTGCCGTGGAGTTTCGTCACCGTTTGAGCGAGCTTGCCGAAGCGGATGGATTGTTGTGGAAACCAATCTTTTCGCAAAACGTTACCCCCGAGCTGATGGCAGACTACTTGTTCGAACAATTCGTCGAATCGCCACGGCGTGGAGTCGTCAGCAGTCGAGCAGCCGATCTACATCACTCGTTCGCTGAATCACTTCCCGAAGAGACTCGCGAAAAGCTGGTTGCCGCTTCGATCAAAGCGAACGAGTCGTCACCTACATCCGCATTCATCTTGTCACGCAATTGGGCCGATGCGTTTTTAAGTAAGCACAGTGACAGCGATGATCTTGACCCTGCGGCCTCCTATCTCGATGAATTGGCATGGCTAATCTATAACGCAGGACCTACTTCGATGAAGGTCGTCAAGGCGGCGGTTGCCAAGAAGCTGGAGTCGATGGCGGGTAGCCATTCGCGGATTACTCGCGGCGTGATGAGTTTGAACTACCATGAAATTCTTGACCGAGTCCGACACTATCGCTCGGACGTTGTTCCACGCTATCGAAAGCTTCATGAAACGAAAAGTCGGTTGGTGGACGACGCACGCGACTCGATGCGGTTAGAGGAGTTCAAGCCGCGAGTGCTAACCAGTTTCGTACGCAACCAACTGCTCGATGAAGTCTATCTGCCGCTGATCGGCGATAACTTGGCAAAACAAATGGGAGTCGCCGGCGCGGACAAACGGACCGATCGCATGGGGTTGCTACTGTTGATTTCACCGCCTGGTTACGGGAAAACCACGTTGATGGAGTATATTGCAAACCGTCTCGGCGTGGTGTTCATGAAGATCAACGGACCTGCGATCGGTCATGGCGTCACGTCACTCGATCCAGCTGAAGCACCCAACGCGGCGGCCCGCGAAGAGGTCGAGCGTTTGAACTTGGCTTTGGAAATGGGTGACAACGTGATGCTGTACTTGGATGACATCCAACACACCCATCCCGAGTTACTGCAAAAGTTTATTTCGCTCTGCGATGCGACTCGCAAGATCGAAGGGGTGCGCAATGGGAAAACGCGGACGTACGATTTGCGAGGACGCCGTGTCGCCGTCGTCATGGCGGGTAATCCGTATACCGAAAGTGGTGAGCGATTCCAAGTTCCCGATATGCTCAGCAACCGTGCCGATGTCTATAACCTCGGTGAAATCATCGGCGATTCGGCTGACGCATTCGAAATGAGCTATCTAGAGAATTGCTTGACCAGCAATCGTACGCTCTCGCCGTTGGCGACCGCACCGCCCGAGGATGCGAGAGCGATTATCCGCGCCGCAGGGCGAGATTCACTCGAGGGGATTGAGCTTGAAAGTAATCTATCGGTCGATCAAGTTCGCGAAATGTTCGAAGTTATCCGTAAACTGCTGCGGGTTCGCGACGTCGTGTTGAAGGTCAATCGTGCCTACATCCGAAGTGCGGCGCAAGCGGATGCCTATCGAACGGAGCCAGCGTTCAAATTGCAGGGTAGTTACCGAAACATGAACCGCATCGCCGAGCGGGTGGCGGGCGTGATGAACGAGCGAGAGTTGCAAACCTTGATCGTCAGTACGTACGAGCAGGATGCACAAACACTGACGACCGACAACGAAGCGAACGTTTTAAAGTTCAAAGAGATTATGGGGATTTTGACGGCGGAAGAGAAAGAGCGTTGGGATGCGATCAAGTACGCTTATGTCGAAAGTGTACGGATGCAGGGAATGGATAGTGAAGATCAGGCGGGCCAGTTGATGCGACAATTAGCATCGATGCGAGATGGACTCGAATCGATTCGGCAAGTTATCTCCAAAGCCATCGCGATCGGCCGCGAAGGAGCGGAAGAGCGGATGGACACACGGCTCGATCTGCTGCGGCAAAGTCTATCGACATCCGCATCACAGTTATCCGATACGTTAACGGCAACGAGTAAGAATCTGGAACAGATCAGCACCCAGCAAGCACTGTCGCCGCCCGAGCAAAAGGTGGTGGTCCAGTACCGCGTGCCTCGAGAGATTGCCGAATTAGTCAAAGGCCAATTTCATTTAATGCAAGAATGGCTTCGTCCGCTATTGAATGAATCCTTAGACAACAGCCGCGACCTAGAAGGTCTGAAAAAACAACTCGAAAAAATGCTCCAACAGTACGACGAAGCCGAGGCATCGTTCGAACCACGCACCCCCCCACCGGATCGATAA
- a CDS encoding flotillin family protein, whose protein sequence is MITFKKCFVIVGPDRAIVKSGAGGLNVSTNNGAFIIPLLHRYEFMDLTLKSFEIARQGSEGLICKDNIRADIKVAFFIRVDSSNEQIKEVAQSIGAKRCSEIDTLRELFDAKFSEALKTVGKQFDFVDLYDQRDKFKEEILKVIGTDLNGYQLDDAAIDYLEQTPIEKLSPNNILDAEGIKKITELTAGEKVKENQFTRDKEKILKKQDVEAEETILELERQRVEAVEKQTREIAEITSREQASAAKVREEQRLEAERARIATEEELGIAEENKARQVLVAQRNKEKTDAVELERVNRDRDLEMTERLRVVGVAEVEKEKAIEVEKRNIQEVIRERVAVERAVVEEQERIKDTQEHAAADRLKKVQVTAAEMRAEEELIRVTKQAQSEKDASTLLAEKVRIEAEAKRDAAEKETAATKMLAEAEAARAAAAGLAEAKVQEAKSVSLEKEGTAEASILEKKAMAEAKGIEARAAANQKQGLAEANVDLEKYRSEAIGITEKAEAMKQLDGVGKEHEEFKLKLDKEKAVEIAAIDAQRGIAESQAGVVGEALRAARIDIVGGDGEFFDQITSAVKGGKAIDRFVYNSRVATDIKDTFFDGNADYFRGQLNEMVSSFNLDTDGVKDLSIAALIAKMMGMAKSEDVRSQLTSLLGVAGTAAIADRKASTMLEAKVAKSNGKKG, encoded by the coding sequence ATGATTACCTTTAAGAAATGTTTTGTCATCGTCGGGCCCGACCGTGCGATCGTCAAATCGGGTGCTGGCGGCTTGAATGTCTCGACGAATAATGGGGCATTCATCATCCCGCTGTTGCACCGCTACGAGTTCATGGACTTGACGCTGAAGAGCTTCGAGATCGCCCGGCAAGGCAGTGAGGGCTTGATTTGTAAAGACAACATCCGAGCGGACATCAAGGTCGCCTTCTTTATCCGCGTCGACAGTTCGAACGAACAAATCAAAGAGGTTGCCCAGTCGATCGGCGCGAAACGATGTAGCGAGATCGACACGCTTCGCGAATTGTTTGATGCAAAATTCAGTGAAGCACTCAAGACGGTCGGAAAACAATTTGACTTCGTCGATCTTTACGACCAGCGAGACAAGTTCAAAGAAGAGATTTTGAAGGTTATCGGTACCGATTTGAACGGTTACCAATTGGATGATGCGGCGATCGACTACTTGGAACAAACGCCGATCGAAAAACTCAGCCCGAACAACATTCTCGATGCTGAAGGTATCAAGAAGATTACCGAATTGACGGCTGGCGAAAAGGTCAAGGAAAACCAATTCACTCGCGATAAAGAGAAGATACTTAAAAAGCAAGACGTCGAAGCGGAAGAAACCATCCTCGAACTCGAACGCCAACGTGTCGAAGCGGTCGAGAAACAAACACGAGAAATCGCCGAGATCACGTCACGCGAACAAGCGTCCGCTGCAAAGGTTCGTGAAGAACAACGGCTCGAAGCTGAGCGAGCACGGATTGCGACCGAAGAGGAATTGGGGATTGCCGAAGAAAACAAAGCTCGACAAGTCTTGGTCGCACAGCGAAACAAGGAAAAGACCGACGCCGTCGAATTAGAACGAGTCAACCGCGATCGCGACTTAGAAATGACCGAACGACTACGAGTCGTCGGCGTTGCCGAAGTCGAAAAAGAAAAGGCGATCGAGGTCGAAAAACGTAACATCCAAGAAGTGATCCGCGAACGAGTCGCCGTCGAACGGGCGGTCGTCGAAGAACAAGAACGGATCAAAGACACGCAGGAACACGCGGCAGCCGACCGGCTGAAGAAGGTACAAGTGACCGCAGCAGAGATGCGAGCGGAAGAGGAACTGATTCGCGTCACCAAACAAGCTCAATCCGAAAAGGATGCGAGTACCTTGTTGGCCGAAAAAGTCCGCATCGAAGCGGAAGCAAAACGCGACGCGGCGGAAAAAGAAACGGCCGCTACCAAAATGCTCGCCGAAGCGGAAGCTGCAAGGGCCGCTGCCGCTGGATTGGCCGAAGCGAAAGTGCAAGAAGCCAAATCGGTCAGTTTGGAAAAGGAAGGGACCGCCGAAGCAAGCATTTTAGAGAAGAAAGCGATGGCCGAAGCAAAGGGGATCGAAGCTCGCGCCGCGGCGAACCAGAAACAAGGGCTGGCCGAAGCGAACGTCGACCTGGAGAAGTATCGCAGCGAAGCAATCGGAATTACCGAGAAGGCCGAAGCGATGAAACAACTCGACGGTGTCGGCAAAGAACACGAAGAGTTCAAACTCAAACTCGACAAAGAAAAAGCCGTCGAAATCGCGGCGATCGATGCTCAACGCGGGATTGCCGAAAGCCAAGCGGGTGTCGTTGGTGAAGCACTGCGTGCGGCAAGAATCGATATCGTTGGTGGCGATGGCGAATTCTTCGACCAAATCACTTCTGCGGTCAAAGGTGGAAAGGCAATCGACCGCTTCGTTTACAACAGCCGAGTGGCAACCGATATCAAGGACACCTTCTTTGATGGAAATGCCGACTATTTCCGTGGCCAGCTGAACGAGATGGTTTCCAGTTTTAACCTGGATACAGACGGCGTCAAAGACCTCTCGATCGCCGCCCTGATTGCCAAGATGATGGGCATGGCTAAGAGCGAGGATGTCCGTAGCCAATTGACTAGCTTGCTCGGCGTGGCCGGAACGGCTGCGATTGCCGACCGGAAGGCCAGTACGATGTTGGAGGCCAAAGTGGCGAAGTCAAATGGCAAGAAAGGGTAG